The genomic interval TCACCATCAAATATAACGCCGCCGGGGAACAACAATGGACTGCCCGATACAATGGCGCAAGAGGTTTTTCGGATGATGCTTATGCTATTGCCGTTGACTCGTTAGGCAACGTTTATGTGACCGGAGCGAGTTGGGGCCCAGTAATTGGCACCGGCACCGAGTACGCCACGATCAAATACAATAACGCCGGCCTGCAACAATGGGTTGCGCGTTATGATACCCCAGGATTTGATACTCCCACAGACTTGGCAGTAGATGCCGCTGGAAACGTTTATGTGACCGGGCGAAGTTTCTCAGGAATTGATGATTACGCTACTATAAAATACAACAGTGCCGGTGTGCAACAGTGGGTCGCTCGCTATGATGGGCCAGCCAATTCTTCCGACGCAGCCTCTGCGCTTGCCGTTGATGATGCTGGCAATGTTTATGTCACCGGGTCGAGCACCGGCTCAGGCACCGGCACTGATTACGCCACGATCAAATACAATGCAGCCGGGGTGGAGCAATGGGTGGCGCGCTATAATGGGCCGGCCAATTTATCCGATGCGGCCACCGCGCTTACTGTTGACACGGCCGGCAATGTTTATGTGACCGGTTGGAGCACCGGCTCAGCCACGGACAGGGATTATACTACGATTAAATACAACGCTGCCGGGGTGGAGCAATGGGTGGCTCGTTACAATGGCTTGGGAAACTCTTCCGATCAGGCGGTAGCTTGCGTTGTTGACAAAATGGGTAATCTTCATGTGACGGGATGGAGTGTCGGTTCGGGCCTAACAGGCGCTGATTATGTCACAATCAAGTACAACATTGCCGGGGGGCAACAGTGGGTGGCGCGTTATAACGGGCCGGGGAATTACTTCGACGAAGCCACCGACCTCGCCCTTGACGCCGCCGGTAATGTTTATGTGACAGGATGGAGCTGGGGACCGGACCGATCTTATAATTTCGCCACGGTCAAATATAACGCGATCGGGGCTGAACAATGGGTCGCCCGTAACACCGGGCCGGGAGGTACCTTTGACCGGGCAACGGCGCTTGCTGTAGACCTTGCGGGCAATGTTTATGTCACTGGACAAAGTTCTGGGCTGGGTTGGAACGTTTACACCACAATCAGGTACATTCCACCCGCTCCACCTTCGCCAACCTTGGTCACGCCTTCCAACGGCGCCAACAACCAACCGGCCACACTCAAGTTGAGCTGGAATGCTGCACCAGACGCGAGGACTTACCACCTCCAAGTTTCCACGAGCTCTGTTTTTGCCACCACCGTTGTCGATGATTCTACTCTGACGATCACTTCACGAGAGATCGGCCCGTTGGCAAACAAGACGACCTATTATTGGCGCGTGAATGCCAGGAACGTGGGTGGCATCAGTGCATGGTCAAGTGTTTGGAGCTTCACGACCATCGTCGCAGCACCATCGGTCCCTGTCCTTGCCGCGCCTGCTGATAGCGCAGTCAATCAGTCCACGACTTTGACGCTGCGCTGGAATCCCGTGACAGATGCGGAAACTTACCGCCTGCAACTTGCGACCAATTCCGATTTTTCCACGACCGTGGTGGATGATTCCACTATTACAACGAACTTCCGGCAGGTGGGGCCTTTAACGCATGAGATGACTTACTACTGGCGGGTGCGGGCCAAGAATATCGCTGGCGCCAGCAATTGGTCGAATGTGTGGAGCTTTACGACCGTCATCGCCCCGCCTGCAGCGCCAGCTCTCGCCTCACCGATGGATAAGGCCATTAATCAGCCACCGACTTTGACCTTGAGTTGGAGCCCGGCGACGCGGGCGGAGACGTATCGCCTGCAAGTTTCCACGAACTCAGATTTTGCCACCACCGTTGTTGATGATTCTACTTTGACGATCACATCACGAGAGGTCGGCCCGTTGGCAAACAATACGGCCTATTACTGGCGCGTGCGGGCCAAAAATATCGGCGGCTTCAGCGCCTGGTCTAAAACGTGGCGCTTTACCACCATTATCCAATTGCCAAGTCAAGTGTTATTGCTTTTGCCGGGGCAGGCAGCCATTCTTCCCAGCGGCAACGTGCAATTTTCCTGGCGGCAAAGTCAGCCGGCAATAAGCCGATACTGGTTCGAAATTGCCGCCGATTCGGCGATGACAAATTCCGTGATCGACTCGACGTTGGCGGCGACGGATACCACGAAGACAGTCCTCGATCTGAACAACAAGCAGACGTATTGGTGGCGGGTCCGGGCGGGAAACGCCGCGGGGTGGGGCGCTTTTAGCGAGCAACGCCGGTTCAGCATCGATGTACCGGTGAGCGTTGAAGAGACAGAATCGCCTCCCGCTGAATTTAGCTTGCGCCAAAACTATCCCAACCCTTTCAACCCCTCGACGGCGATCAATTACGAGCTGCCCAAACAGGCGGAGGTCAAGCTCGACATTTATGACTTGCAAGGCCGCCGCATCCGCACGCTGGTGAATCAACGCCAGCCAGCCGGGCGTTACACCATCACGTGGGATGGTCGCAACGAGCAAGGGGAGGTTGTCACCAGTGGCGTGTACATTTATCAACTTCGCGCGGGGAATTTCGTGCAAACAAGGCGGATGGCGCTGGTGAGGTGACCAGTGAGTCCGACTTGAGCAAGGGGATCAATCTCCAGGAAACTCCTGCGCTTGTCAAGCAATGGGCGGCGCAACATGGCCTTACTTTTCCTTTGCTGCTTGATGCCAAAGGCGAGGTCGGCAGGGCATATAAAGTTTTGAAAAGTTAGCAGCAAAGGAAAGCAGAAAGGAGATAACCATGTCACACAAAAATTTTCTGATCATCATCGCGTTATTCTTGGTTCTTTCAAGTCATGGGCTTTTTGCCAGGGGCGTGAAGATTACGCTTCATCTCGGGAATGGTGAGCAACGCGGCGAGCCTTATTCCGTCAGCGACAGTTCGCTCGTCCTGGGTTGGTCGGAAGCTGGCAAAGAGCGGTTTGAAGAATTCAAATATCGTGAAATCCGCCATGTCGTCGTCAACGACAAACCGGAGCGGCGTCTGCTGCTTGCGAATGAAGAGCAAATAACCGGCAAGCTTTGTGCGGTGAGTGACAGTTCCCTGTTCGTGAATGTCCGCGAAACAGCGCCGGGCCGGGCATCATCGAATTTTGGCAAGCATGTTTTTGCAGTAAAAAACCGGGAAATCAAACTGGCGATGGTCAAGCTCAAAGGCCGCTCGCACAAGCCGACGGGCGCCGGCTTGGGGTTGCTGGCGGGCACGGTCGTTGGCGCTGTTGCCGGAACACATTTCCTGACGGGAGCCAAGGATGATGTCGGAGATTTTTTCGATGATTTGATTACCAGCGGCTGGGTTGCCATCGGCGGCGCCGTCGGCGGAACAATAGCGGGCGCGCAGCTCGGTGCGGCCAACTCGACGCCTGGTAAAGAAGGCGCGTGTTCGACGATTCATGCTTATGAGGTGCCAAAGCCGCTGGCGCGCTATGCGGAGCCGCGGAGTTAACATGATCTGAATTTTGTATCTATGACTGCTCACATTCAACTACCGGAGGTTATTATGAAACGATTCCTCGCTCTTATTGTGTTGGTGATGTTCGTGTTCGCCCTGGGTTGCGAAAAGCTTCAGAGCCCGACGGCGCCAACGCCGCAAGAGAGCCAGCAACAAGCTTTGTCCTTCGACAAGAAGGCTGTTGACGCTGCCCAAGCCAAACTCCAAGCCCTCTCTGCGGGGCTGCAGGATATGCTCAAGCAACGGCAAAAGGCAAATCTCTCCAAGTCCGCAGCGGCGGCGCCAGCAGCAGCGTCCGGAAAGATTACCGTGCCGGATGATTATCCGACCATTCAGCAAGCGGTGGATGCCGCGACGCCGGGCACCAAAATCAAAGTCAAAGCCGGTGTCTATACGGAGGTGGTTGTCATTGATGTTCCCGAGGTCAGAGTGACCGCGGAAGGCGCGGTGACGGTGAAGGGCGGTTTTGCCATCACGGCGGACAAAGTGATGCTCGATGAATTCGCCAACATCGAACCGATGTCCAACATCGTACTCGGCTTCAACGTCGGCATCTTGGTCAGTGGTCAGAGCACCGCCAGTCCGGTTCATGAGGTTGAAATCAAAGACAATAAAGTGACGGGCGGTGACGTCGGCATCGGCTTGCTTTACGCCAGCAATTGTACGGTAAAAGGCAATAAAACGGCCGACGCTACGACCATTGGCGGCTTCGCCTTGCAAGACGCGGATGGCAATGTTTTGGAGGGTAACGTTTCCCGTGGCGCGTTTGTCGGCATATTTTTCTCTTTTGGCTGTGATAACAACCAAATACGCGGCAACAAATGCAACGACAATGCGGTTGGCATCTTGCTGCGAGGCACGGGCAACCACCTCTCGAACAATGCCTGCAATAATAACACACTGTTCGGCATTGTGGTCGTGGATGCCAGTGACAATACGATTGGCTCCGGCAACACCGGCAATAATAACGGCCTTGAAGGTTTGCATCTCGAGCCGGATGCTGTGAACAACGTGGTCAAGAGGAACACTTTTCTCGGCAACACCAACTTTGACATCAATAATCTTGGTTCTGGCAATACGTTCATTCGCAACAAGGCCAATACCACCAACGGCGTTTGATCGATAAGTGGGCGGTGGCGGAGTTTTTTGTGGTGAATCAATGGCCGGCGGGAAATTTTTTCGCCGGACTTGAAATTCCTGATGAATTTATCGCGGTGGATGCGGAGTGCCCCGCTCTCAGCGGGGCACTCCGCTCTTGAAATGGTGCACAAGCAAAAGATTCTGTGAAGGAGAAAAAGCCATGTTCCTCAAACACTGCTTGATTTACGCCGCCCTATTTCTTGCCTTGACGACGCACGCGCTCTTCGCCAAAGCCACCAAAATCAAAGCCACCAAAATCATCGTCCATCTCAAAGATGGCCGGCAAATGGCCGGCGAGCTGCATTCGGTCAGCGACAGTTCGCTGGTGGTCAGCCGGCGTGAAGCCGGCGCCGAACACATTTCGCAGATCAGTACGAGAGAAGTTCGG from candidate division KSB1 bacterium carries:
- a CDS encoding right-handed parallel beta-helix repeat-containing protein, with protein sequence MKRFLALIVLVMFVFALGCEKLQSPTAPTPQESQQQALSFDKKAVDAAQAKLQALSAGLQDMLKQRQKANLSKSAAAAPAAASGKITVPDDYPTIQQAVDAATPGTKIKVKAGVYTEVVVIDVPEVRVTAEGAVTVKGGFAITADKVMLDEFANIEPMSNIVLGFNVGILVSGQSTASPVHEVEIKDNKVTGGDVGIGLLYASNCTVKGNKTADATTIGGFALQDADGNVLEGNVSRGAFVGIFFSFGCDNNQIRGNKCNDNAVGILLRGTGNHLSNNACNNNTLFGIVVVDASDNTIGSGNTGNNNGLEGLHLEPDAVNNVVKRNTFLGNTNFDINNLGSGNTFIRNKANTTNGV
- a CDS encoding SBBP repeat-containing protein, coding for MAVDVTVDKAGNVYVTGYSTNLPFGADYLTIKYNAAGAKIWEARYNGPGNVDDRAVAIAVDDAGHVYVTGTSWGGSSDYDYATVKYNSDGMEQWVARYNGPENFFDEATDLAVDGAGNVYVNGRNWKRNSHYDYATIKYNSAGMQQWVARFNGPNVFSNEGTKLAVDRAGNVYIVGLTTGIGIDFATIKYNSAGVQQWLTRYNGTGNGFDAATAVTVDSSGNVYVTGWSTGIGTNADFATIKYNSAGVQQWVARYNGPDNGFDLPLALAVDMAGNVYVSGLFNVVVKYNSAGVQEWVVQTGNSILAPDVAVDAAGNIYVTGSNNGDYVTLKYNGAGVQQWIARFEAAGIPAALALDAAGNVFVTGRSTIFGPGRTGSDYATVKYSGFGVEQWNALYNGPGSSLDQANDIAVDAAGNIYVTGSSGSANTERDYLTIKYNAAGEQQWTARYNGARGFSDDAYAIAVDSLGNVYVTGASWGPVIGTGTEYATIKYNNAGLQQWVARYDTPGFDTPTDLAVDAAGNVYVTGRSFSGIDDYATIKYNSAGVQQWVARYDGPANSSDAASALAVDDAGNVYVTGSSTGSGTGTDYATIKYNAAGVEQWVARYNGPANLSDAATALTVDTAGNVYVTGWSTGSATDRDYTTIKYNAAGVEQWVARYNGLGNSSDQAVACVVDKMGNLHVTGWSVGSGLTGADYVTIKYNIAGGQQWVARYNGPGNYFDEATDLALDAAGNVYVTGWSWGPDRSYNFATVKYNAIGAEQWVARNTGPGGTFDRATALAVDLAGNVYVTGQSSGLGWNVYTTIRYIPPAPPSPTLVTPSNGANNQPATLKLSWNAAPDARTYHLQVSTSSVFATTVVDDSTLTITSREIGPLANKTTYYWRVNARNVGGISAWSSVWSFTTIVAAPSVPVLAAPADSAVNQSTTLTLRWNPVTDAETYRLQLATNSDFSTTVVDDSTITTNFRQVGPLTHEMTYYWRVRAKNIAGASNWSNVWSFTTVIAPPAAPALASPMDKAINQPPTLTLSWSPATRAETYRLQVSTNSDFATTVVDDSTLTITSREVGPLANNTAYYWRVRAKNIGGFSAWSKTWRFTTIIQLPSQVLLLLPGQAAILPSGNVQFSWRQSQPAISRYWFEIAADSAMTNSVIDSTLAATDTTKTVLDLNNKQTYWWRVRAGNAAGWGAFSEQRRFSIDVPVSVEETESPPAEFSLRQNYPNPFNPSTAINYELPKQAEVKLDIYDLQGRRIRTLVNQRQPAGRYTITWDGRNEQGEVVTSGVYIYQLRAGNFVQTRRMALVR